In Pedobacter sp. W3I1, one DNA window encodes the following:
- a CDS encoding Na+/H+ antiporter, with protein MHQLIIQYAFLLAVILFVVMLAQKIRVAYPILLVIAGLGLSFLPILQDIEIEPELIFVIFLPPLLYEAAWNTSWKDFWKWRRVISSFAFPIVIFTSTVVALISHSLIPGFTLALGFLLGGIISPPDAVSASAILKNVKVPKRLTTILEGESLLNDASSLVVFRFALAAVMTGSFVLSKAAGNFVVVIVMGILVGIAVALVFYALHRWLPTTTNIDIILTFLTPYVMYVTAEEFHFSGVLAVVSGGLFLSARRDQILTHRSRLQGINVWEAVAFVLNGFVFLLIGLEFPVIINGLGENGLLPAIRYSTIICVVLILGRLASTYGALYFTRFISRYITTADPNPSWKAPLLFGWAGMRGVVSLAAALSIPVALKSGEAFPQRNLILFITFSVILVTLVLQGLTLPALIKWVDMPDPDYTIPFEQQKQMVRKKLSMLSLKILDERYRDALEHNDMIRSIKIRIEAEMELLRDWEKEENISRSEGFYHDYRIALEDIMAEQRILLKGLNKKEQINDDLIREQLELLDLEEEKLRRHFSQRDI; from the coding sequence ATGCATCAACTGATTATACAATACGCTTTTTTGCTTGCAGTAATTCTTTTTGTGGTGATGCTGGCGCAAAAAATCCGTGTCGCTTATCCTATATTATTGGTCATCGCAGGTTTAGGCCTGAGTTTTTTACCGATCCTTCAAGATATAGAAATAGAACCAGAACTCATTTTTGTAATCTTTTTACCACCTTTATTGTACGAAGCTGCCTGGAATACCTCATGGAAAGACTTTTGGAAGTGGCGTAGGGTAATCAGCAGTTTTGCTTTTCCCATTGTTATTTTTACTTCAACAGTTGTTGCCTTAATTTCTCATAGTTTAATTCCGGGCTTTACCCTGGCCCTGGGCTTTTTGTTAGGTGGGATTATTTCTCCACCAGATGCGGTATCTGCATCGGCCATACTCAAAAATGTTAAAGTACCTAAAAGGCTCACTACTATTTTGGAGGGCGAAAGTTTACTGAATGATGCATCCAGTTTGGTTGTATTTCGGTTTGCATTGGCTGCGGTAATGACAGGAAGTTTTGTCTTAAGCAAAGCTGCAGGCAATTTTGTAGTGGTTATTGTAATGGGGATTTTGGTTGGGATTGCAGTAGCCCTGGTTTTTTACGCTTTGCACCGATGGTTGCCAACCACCACCAATATTGATATTATCCTTACTTTTTTAACGCCTTACGTGATGTACGTGACTGCAGAAGAATTTCATTTTTCCGGCGTATTGGCTGTGGTGAGTGGAGGTTTATTTCTTTCAGCCCGCCGAGATCAAATCCTTACTCATCGAAGCCGGTTGCAAGGCATTAATGTTTGGGAAGCCGTAGCCTTTGTACTGAATGGTTTTGTTTTCTTACTGATCGGTTTAGAATTTCCCGTTATTATCAATGGTTTAGGCGAAAATGGCCTTTTGCCTGCTATCCGTTATAGCACCATTATTTGCGTGGTATTAATTCTAGGGCGATTGGCGAGTACTTACGGTGCTTTGTATTTTACACGGTTCATTAGCCGGTATATTACCACGGCCGATCCAAATCCAAGCTGGAAAGCACCCTTGCTTTTTGGCTGGGCAGGTATGCGCGGTGTAGTTTCGCTGGCTGCGGCACTTTCTATTCCGGTAGCCTTGAAATCGGGCGAAGCTTTCCCTCAGCGCAACCTGATTTTGTTCATCACCTTTAGTGTAATATTGGTGACCTTAGTTTTACAAGGTTTAACATTGCCAGCACTGATTAAATGGGTAGATATGCCCGATCCGGATTATACCATCCCTTTTGAACAGCAGAAGCAGATGGTGAGGAAAAAACTATCCATGTTATCACTTAAAATTCTGGATGAAAGATACCGTGATGCGTTAGAACATAATGATATGATCAGGTCAATCAAAATCCGTATCGAGGCTGAAATGGAATTGTTGAGAGATTGGGAAAAAGAAGAAAACATTTCAAGATCTGAAGGCTTTTATCACGACTACCGCATTGCACTTGAAGATATTATGGCTGAGCAGCGTATTTTATTAAAAGGGCTAAATAAAAAAGAGCAGATTAATGATGACCTGATCAGAGAACAATTAGAGTTGCTCGATCTCGAGGAAGAAAAACTTCGCCGGCATTTTAGTCAGCGGGATATATAA
- a CDS encoding ATP-binding protein, which produces MIYLLINLVSMSVKVNITSKGIQKVLKNYNEKHAITEYIWNGFDANANTVRLDYVANPLGLLEQLTIVDNGYGINFDRLQQKFDPFFESEKSIQIVAPKHTSKMHGRNGVGRLTFFTFAHDAVWHTTYQSEQGFRYGEIHINTGALNSYSHDFTMAPSSTGKTGTTVSFTNLRISQQDLEETVLPFLISEFCWFIELNKHKNYSIIVNGEALDFSSNVKTLEEFNLFYPDTAVTFKIKYVHWKENLHKELSKYYFLAGGEEIYKDYTTLNKKSDDYFHSVYIDSDFFRDFDFKSFENEGQVAIFGAAKSSAEYRFLIKALTEYLKSKRKPFLKEYANRLVETYEQDEIFPVYATEREKELRKPALVNLIKALYEVEPKLFSSLNTDQKKTIVRLIDLLMRSNQRDEIFEMFNSIIELEAEEQDELLQLIKGLEPLKN; this is translated from the coding sequence ATGATATATTTGCTAATTAATTTAGTAAGTATGTCGGTAAAGGTTAATATCACTTCAAAGGGAATACAAAAGGTACTTAAAAACTATAATGAAAAACATGCCATTACGGAGTACATTTGGAATGGTTTTGATGCCAACGCGAATACCGTTCGCCTGGATTATGTGGCCAATCCGCTTGGTCTTTTAGAGCAGTTAACCATTGTTGACAATGGTTATGGAATTAATTTTGATCGCTTACAACAAAAATTTGATCCGTTTTTTGAATCTGAAAAATCTATTCAGATTGTAGCGCCAAAGCATACTTCGAAAATGCATGGTCGTAATGGGGTGGGGAGACTTACCTTTTTTACTTTTGCGCATGATGCCGTTTGGCACACCACTTACCAATCAGAACAAGGGTTCCGTTATGGCGAAATACACATTAACACTGGTGCTTTAAACAGTTATAGCCACGATTTTACCATGGCTCCGAGTAGTACTGGTAAAACCGGAACAACAGTTTCTTTTACTAATTTGAGGATCAGCCAGCAAGATCTAGAAGAAACAGTACTTCCTTTTTTGATCAGCGAATTCTGTTGGTTTATTGAATTGAACAAACACAAAAATTATTCGATTATTGTAAATGGCGAAGCATTAGATTTTAGTAGTAATGTTAAAACTTTAGAAGAGTTTAACCTTTTTTATCCCGATACTGCAGTTACTTTTAAGATTAAATATGTTCACTGGAAAGAAAACCTGCACAAAGAACTGTCTAAATACTATTTTTTGGCTGGTGGAGAAGAAATTTATAAAGATTACACCACCTTAAATAAAAAGAGCGACGATTATTTTCATAGTGTTTATATCGATAGTGATTTTTTTCGTGATTTCGATTTTAAGAGTTTCGAAAATGAAGGACAGGTGGCCATATTTGGTGCAGCTAAATCTTCGGCAGAGTACCGGTTTCTAATTAAAGCGTTAACAGAATATCTTAAAAGTAAACGTAAACCATTTTTAAAAGAATATGCCAACCGCCTGGTTGAAACTTACGAGCAGGATGAAATATTTCCGGTTTATGCTACCGAAAGAGAAAAAGAATTAAGAAAACCAGCGCTGGTTAATTTAATTAAGGCATTATATGAAGTGGAGCCTAAATTGTTTAGCAGTTTAAATACCGATCAGAAGAAAACCATTGTACGCTTGATCGATCTCTTAATGCGCTCTAACCAACGCGATGAGATTTTTGAAATGTTTAATAGCATAATCGAATTGGAAGCCGAAGAGCAGGATGAGCTATTGCAATTGATAAAAGGCCTTGAACCATTGAAAAATTAG
- a CDS encoding GDSL-type esterase/lipase family protein has product MKRYLLLIGIVLINITLVSAQHKKRNLNIVFIGNSITQGVQIGNAADAPPAVAVAYLLKQKGINEVKFSNQGHSGYTTLDFLPSAGRTFNKVEEAANAFTNKEALLIFSLKLGTNDSAIKGPHGAPVSPDRYIENVKTIVDKLLADFPKAIVVLQHPIWYSPNTYNSSKYMEEGLSRLQTYIPKIDSLVANYGLTNPKHVFVGDKKAFAHFKKHHLTELIPEKGQAGTFYLHPNKLGAASLGEFWGKAIERIVKKNF; this is encoded by the coding sequence ATGAAAAGATACCTATTATTAATTGGCATTGTACTAATTAACATCACATTAGTATCTGCACAGCATAAGAAGAGAAATCTTAATATTGTTTTTATCGGTAATAGTATCACGCAAGGCGTTCAGATCGGCAATGCTGCTGATGCCCCACCTGCTGTAGCCGTAGCTTACCTGCTTAAGCAAAAAGGAATAAATGAAGTTAAATTCAGTAATCAGGGCCATAGCGGTTATACCACTCTTGATTTTTTACCCAGTGCGGGCCGTACTTTTAACAAAGTTGAAGAAGCAGCCAATGCATTTACCAATAAAGAGGCATTATTGATTTTTTCGTTAAAGCTCGGTACCAACGATAGCGCTATAAAAGGGCCGCATGGAGCTCCGGTTTCGCCTGACCGATATATTGAAAATGTAAAAACTATTGTAGATAAGTTATTGGCCGATTTCCCTAAGGCTATTGTGGTGTTGCAGCATCCTATCTGGTATAGTCCCAATACCTATAACAGCTCAAAATATATGGAAGAGGGTTTATCTAGATTACAGACTTACATTCCAAAAATTGATAGCCTTGTGGCAAATTATGGTTTAACTAATCCAAAGCATGTTTTTGTGGGGGATAAAAAAGCATTCGCTCATTTTAAAAAGCATCATCTAACAGAGTTGATCCCTGAAAAGGGGCAGGCAGGTACTTTCTACCTACATCCAAATAAGTTAGGTGCTGCATCTTTAGGCGAATTTTGGGGTAAAGCGATTGAACGGATAGTGAAGAAGAATTTTTAA
- the pxpB gene encoding 5-oxoprolinase subunit PxpB produces MTEQVGYFETDIPLKIYGLSEKSVTITFGTAIDNDLLDLITDFNQLLLQNPFSGLITTVPAYTTLTVFFDPLSVMLSDLPGEVCFEKVSAHLNKIAQTKREKSKVIANKLVIPVCYGGDFGPDLLMVARTNNLSETEVIDIHTAGQYLVFMIGFVPGFAYMGGMDSRLSTPRKEVPNAKIPTGSVGIAGNQTGIYPMETPGGWQIIGKTPLKMFDVNRSQPSLLKGGDLVTFKAIGIKEFNTYAEI; encoded by the coding sequence ATGACTGAGCAGGTAGGATATTTTGAAACAGACATTCCCTTAAAAATTTACGGGCTGAGCGAAAAATCGGTAACCATAACATTCGGAACGGCAATTGATAACGATTTGTTGGACCTGATTACCGATTTTAATCAATTGCTGTTGCAAAATCCTTTTTCTGGTTTAATTACCACAGTTCCGGCCTATACTACATTAACTGTTTTTTTTGATCCCTTAAGTGTGATGTTGTCAGATCTTCCTGGTGAAGTTTGTTTCGAAAAGGTATCAGCACATTTAAATAAAATTGCACAAACAAAAAGAGAAAAATCAAAGGTAATAGCGAATAAACTGGTTATTCCGGTGTGTTATGGCGGCGATTTTGGTCCGGACCTTTTAATGGTAGCCCGTACCAATAATCTTTCCGAGACTGAGGTAATCGATATCCATACGGCAGGGCAATACCTTGTTTTTATGATTGGTTTTGTGCCTGGTTTTGCCTACATGGGCGGTATGGATTCCAGATTATCAACCCCTAGAAAAGAAGTTCCTAATGCCAAAATACCCACAGGGTCTGTAGGTATCGCAGGTAATCAAACAGGTATTTATCCTATGGAAACACCCGGAGGATGGCAGATTATTGGAAAAACACCATTAAAGATGTTTGATGTGAACCGTTCGCAGCCATCACTTTTAAAGGGAGGCGACCTGGTTACTTTTAAAGCCATTGGTATAAAGGAGTTTAATACTTATGCTGAAATATGA
- a CDS encoding biotin-dependent carboxyltransferase family protein, translated as MSMKISMIKPGLLSTIQDLGRYRYLSQAVPVSGVMDELAHRLANKAVGNDDNNATIEFTYADASFKAETAILVSYSGDGACLVYNNELMPAEKPLFFPAGSVIKLIHNTIGARTYLAIAGGWDVPDIMESRSTYLTAAFGGFKGRALQKADVLVSGTIITEVSKGILEQLIDRSLTYPNWRISRESLLPENRQSIRVVLANEISWFDATSIISFLTNSFTIHRRSNRMGYHLSGKPLVRRVKKELLSTAVTPGIIQVTGSGDLVILMADCQTTGGYPRIAHVAAVDLSLCAQLKPGDVIHFSEISRDEAEALYLEREHDLSLITMAISLKYIKT; from the coding sequence ATGAGTATGAAAATCAGCATGATTAAGCCGGGCTTGTTAAGCACTATTCAAGATCTGGGGCGATACAGATATCTTTCGCAAGCTGTACCTGTTTCAGGCGTTATGGATGAACTGGCTCACCGGTTGGCCAATAAAGCAGTTGGTAACGATGATAATAATGCCACGATCGAATTTACCTATGCAGATGCTTCATTTAAAGCTGAAACAGCTATTCTGGTCTCTTATTCTGGCGATGGTGCATGTTTAGTTTACAATAATGAATTAATGCCTGCAGAAAAGCCATTATTTTTTCCGGCTGGGTCTGTTATAAAGTTGATCCATAATACAATTGGAGCACGTACCTATCTGGCTATTGCTGGTGGGTGGGATGTACCGGATATAATGGAAAGTAGAAGCACTTATCTTACTGCTGCTTTTGGAGGCTTTAAGGGGAGGGCATTGCAAAAAGCAGATGTTTTGGTCAGTGGTACTATAATTACCGAAGTATCAAAAGGGATATTAGAACAATTGATCGATCGATCGTTAACCTACCCGAATTGGCGCATTTCGCGAGAGAGTTTACTGCCGGAGAATAGACAAAGCATTAGAGTTGTACTCGCTAATGAAATCAGCTGGTTTGATGCCACATCCATTATTTCATTTTTAACCAATTCTTTTACCATTCATAGAAGGAGTAATCGCATGGGCTATCATTTATCTGGAAAGCCATTGGTGAGGAGAGTTAAAAAGGAATTGCTTAGTACAGCAGTAACACCCGGGATTATTCAGGTAACTGGAAGTGGCGATTTGGTGATACTCATGGCCGACTGCCAAACAACAGGTGGTTATCCACGTATCGCCCACGTTGCAGCGGTTGATTTGTCTTTATGCGCTCAGTTAAAACCTGGAGATGTAATTCATTTTTCTGAAATCTCGAGAGATGAGGCAGAAGCGCTTTACCTGGAAAGGGAACACGATTTATCATTGATTACCATGGCAATAAGCCTTAAATATATTAAAACATGA
- a CDS encoding 5-oxoprolinase subunit PxpA, whose protein sequence is MKMIDLNCDMGEAFGNYAMPNDEKLMDYISSANIACGFHAGDPAVMQQTVALALKKGVAIGAHPGLSDLQGFGRREMKITPNEAYQLTLYQIGALSGFVKAAGSKLHHVKAHGALYNMAAKDTALAKAIVQAVFDFDPGLILYALAGSKMIDEAEKVGIVTASEVFADRSYQDDGLLTPRSADNALITNEEDAVNQVLGFALNQEVKSVNGNRITVRAETVCLHGDGEHAVAFAKLITERLKKEGIVVKAPAI, encoded by the coding sequence ATGAAAATGATCGATCTTAATTGCGACATGGGAGAAGCATTTGGGAATTATGCCATGCCCAATGATGAAAAACTGATGGATTATATTTCATCGGCAAATATTGCCTGCGGTTTCCATGCTGGCGATCCGGCTGTAATGCAGCAAACTGTAGCTTTAGCCTTGAAAAAAGGGGTGGCCATTGGTGCACACCCTGGTTTGTCCGATTTGCAGGGCTTTGGTCGTAGAGAAATGAAGATTACCCCAAATGAGGCCTATCAGCTTACTTTATACCAAATAGGTGCATTAAGCGGTTTTGTGAAAGCAGCTGGTAGTAAATTACATCATGTTAAAGCGCATGGTGCATTATATAATATGGCTGCAAAGGATACCGCTTTAGCAAAAGCCATTGTGCAGGCCGTTTTCGATTTCGATCCAGGTCTGATCTTGTATGCTTTAGCAGGAAGTAAGATGATTGATGAAGCTGAAAAAGTTGGTATTGTAACTGCATCAGAAGTTTTTGCCGATCGCAGTTATCAGGATGATGGTTTACTTACCCCTCGGTCAGCAGACAATGCTTTAATTACCAATGAAGAAGATGCCGTCAATCAGGTATTGGGATTTGCTTTAAACCAGGAAGTAAAGAGTGTAAACGGGAATCGTATTACAGTTAGGGCGGAAACGGTTTGTTTGCATGGCGATGGCGAACACGCTGTTGCTTTTGCTAAATTAATAACCGAAAGATTAAAAAAAGAAGGCATCGTAGTTAAAGCCCCAGCAATATGA
- a CDS encoding NRAMP family divalent metal transporter codes for MKPKYNWSVLLGAAFLMASSAIGPGFLTQTAVFTQQLGASFAFVILLSIILDAIAQLNIWRIIAVADKPAQDIANKVFPGLGYFISFLVFLGGLAFNIGNIAGAGLGLNVLFGISVGQGAVISAIMAIGIFIYKEAGKAMDVFAKTMGLIKIVLALIIAYTSSPPLAEAALRAVNPTQFSFTAVLTIVGGTVGGYITFSGAHRLLDARQTGIQNLGAVNKGALSAIGLASIMRILLFIAALGVVSKGFTLDPSNPAASVFKLASGEIGYKIFGVVIWAAGISSVVGSAYTSISFIKSFHPLILKFNREIIIAFISISCVIFILIGKPVKILLTVGAINGFILPIALGIMLIAAYRTKIIANYKQPLWLTLTGLAVVLTMVWMSYGTIIQMIKE; via the coding sequence ATGAAGCCAAAATACAATTGGAGTGTACTTTTAGGAGCGGCCTTTTTAATGGCTTCATCGGCTATTGGTCCTGGATTTTTAACACAAACAGCAGTTTTTACCCAGCAATTAGGCGCAAGTTTTGCGTTTGTGATATTGCTATCCATTATATTAGATGCCATTGCACAGTTAAACATCTGGCGGATTATTGCGGTTGCTGATAAACCTGCTCAAGATATAGCCAATAAGGTATTCCCGGGGCTGGGCTACTTTATTTCTTTTCTGGTTTTTTTAGGTGGTTTGGCTTTTAACATTGGTAATATTGCTGGCGCTGGCTTAGGACTTAATGTATTATTCGGCATTAGCGTAGGGCAGGGTGCTGTAATAAGCGCTATTATGGCAATAGGGATCTTTATTTACAAAGAAGCTGGCAAAGCGATGGATGTTTTTGCCAAAACCATGGGACTGATTAAAATTGTACTCGCCTTAATTATAGCCTACACCAGCTCGCCACCATTGGCAGAAGCCGCATTAAGGGCTGTAAACCCTACGCAGTTTAGTTTTACGGCGGTATTAACTATAGTGGGTGGAACAGTTGGTGGTTATATTACTTTTTCAGGTGCTCATCGTTTGTTGGATGCCCGGCAAACCGGAATCCAGAATTTGGGCGCCGTAAATAAAGGTGCATTAAGTGCAATCGGATTGGCATCTATTATGCGTATATTGTTATTTATTGCTGCTTTGGGGGTGGTAAGTAAAGGTTTTACTTTAGATCCATCCAATCCGGCTGCTTCGGTTTTTAAATTGGCCAGCGGCGAAATAGGATATAAGATTTTCGGTGTAGTAATATGGGCTGCAGGGATTTCTTCGGTTGTGGGCTCGGCATATACCTCCATCTCTTTTATTAAGAGTTTTCATCCACTGATCTTAAAATTTAACAGAGAGATTATCATTGCCTTTATATCTATCTCCTGTGTTATTTTTATCCTGATTGGTAAACCTGTTAAAATACTGCTTACTGTAGGTGCCATAAATGGTTTTATCTTACCTATCGCGCTAGGTATTATGCTTATTGCGGCCTATAGAACTAAAATTATAGCAAATTATAAACAACCACTTTGGTTAACGCTAACAGGTTTAGCTGTGGTATTAACCATGGTTTGGATGAGTTACGGTACCATTATACAGATGATTAAAGAATAA
- a CDS encoding M1 family aminopeptidase yields MTTITKYLCLFLLLSASCLAQEVANPIAVEPGVSLALASSRSAAISNIQYQLHFTIPAEQTASIQSTENIDFKLNKLIYLQVDFKQSADHIKRVSVNGKTIPIDFKAEHILVKQAYLKVGNNHVEIEFIAGNESLNRNKDFLYALFVPDHARTVFPCFDQPDLKANFLLSLTVPTNWKVIANAVKKDSRAQGNSTTYHFNNSDKLPTYLFSFTSGKYTYVNKNMKDREMEFLHRETDSAKIKLSVDSVFVAHRDAIDFLEDWTAIKYPFQKVGFVSIPDFQFGGMEHPGEVQYKASALFLDQGATKDQFISRSNLISHETAHMWFGDLVTMKWFNDVWMKEVFANFMADKVTEKLMGKSTFDLKFLQDHYPAAYGVDRTLGANPIRQQLDNLQEAGSMYGNIIYHKAPIMMRQLELLMGKQNFQQGIREYLKKYSYNNATWNDLIAILSKYSKSDLLSWNKVWVNEPGRPVFSYDIRYNGDKISNLIISQNSEIGQARVWPQSFTVKLVYPNYSKFLVVNAKTANTDLTEAKGLPKPQYILFNANGAGYGLFPIDQKMMANLYHLADPLERASAYINAYENMLSGKGNKPEELLDVFLQGLSVEKNEMNLRLITGYLTNIYWTFLAAEARNTMHEGIEKTIWTAMEQQQLQNNKKILFNAYQNVYLSVDAGKRMYDIWLKQTAPNGIKLLEDDYNALALTLALKTDTTNKILKDQLARTKNEDRKNRLIYLMPALSLDVKERDHFFNGLKDRKNRLKEAWVTTALSYLHHPIRQKTSIHYLKESLDLLVEIQKTGDIFFPQSWLAAIFSGYNNKEANAVVQEFLKSHPAYNPKLRDKILQTTDNLRRAQIIMH; encoded by the coding sequence ATGACCACAATTACGAAATATCTTTGCCTTTTCTTACTATTAAGCGCTAGCTGTTTAGCACAAGAGGTTGCTAATCCCATAGCCGTTGAACCTGGAGTTTCTCTTGCATTAGCAAGTTCCAGAAGTGCAGCAATAAGTAATATTCAATATCAGCTTCATTTTACCATTCCAGCAGAACAAACAGCGTCAATTCAATCAACTGAAAATATTGATTTTAAACTGAATAAGTTAATTTACCTGCAAGTCGACTTTAAGCAAAGTGCCGATCATATAAAACGAGTATCGGTTAACGGAAAAACCATACCGATTGATTTTAAAGCGGAACATATCTTAGTAAAACAGGCATATTTAAAGGTGGGGAATAACCATGTAGAAATCGAATTTATCGCTGGTAACGAATCGTTAAACAGAAATAAAGATTTTCTATATGCACTCTTCGTTCCCGATCATGCAAGAACGGTATTCCCTTGCTTCGATCAGCCTGATTTAAAGGCTAACTTTTTACTTTCGTTAACCGTTCCAACTAATTGGAAAGTAATAGCTAATGCCGTTAAAAAAGACTCGCGGGCACAGGGCAATTCGACCACCTATCATTTTAATAATTCGGATAAATTACCCACCTATTTATTCTCTTTTACCTCAGGGAAATACACTTATGTAAACAAAAACATGAAAGATCGTGAGATGGAATTTCTCCACAGGGAAACCGATTCAGCTAAAATTAAGCTCAGTGTAGATTCTGTTTTTGTTGCACATCGCGATGCCATCGATTTTTTGGAAGACTGGACAGCGATAAAATATCCCTTTCAGAAAGTGGGCTTTGTCAGCATTCCGGATTTTCAGTTTGGGGGCATGGAACACCCTGGAGAGGTACAATATAAAGCATCCGCATTGTTTTTAGATCAGGGCGCAACCAAAGATCAGTTCATTTCACGTTCAAATCTGATTTCGCATGAAACGGCACATATGTGGTTTGGCGATCTGGTAACCATGAAGTGGTTTAATGATGTTTGGATGAAAGAGGTTTTTGCCAACTTTATGGCCGATAAGGTCACTGAAAAGTTAATGGGCAAAAGTACTTTCGACCTTAAATTTTTACAAGACCATTATCCGGCTGCTTATGGCGTAGATAGAACATTGGGCGCTAATCCCATTCGTCAGCAATTGGATAACTTACAAGAAGCCGGATCGATGTATGGAAATATAATTTACCATAAAGCACCAATTATGATGCGCCAATTGGAATTGTTAATGGGCAAACAAAATTTTCAGCAGGGAATAAGAGAATATCTGAAAAAATACAGTTATAACAACGCTACCTGGAACGATTTAATTGCCATTTTAAGTAAATACAGCAAAAGTGATCTCCTCAGTTGGAATAAAGTTTGGGTAAATGAACCTGGCAGACCAGTTTTTAGCTATGATATTAGATACAATGGAGATAAAATAAGTAATTTAATCATCAGTCAAAACAGTGAGATAGGACAGGCACGGGTATGGCCGCAATCTTTTACGGTTAAGCTGGTTTACCCAAACTATAGTAAGTTTTTGGTTGTTAACGCCAAGACTGCCAATACAGATTTAACTGAAGCAAAAGGTCTTCCAAAACCACAGTATATTTTATTTAATGCAAACGGTGCCGGATACGGCCTTTTTCCGATCGATCAGAAGATGATGGCAAATCTTTATCATCTTGCTGATCCATTAGAACGTGCATCGGCCTACATCAATGCCTACGAAAATATGCTTTCGGGCAAAGGCAATAAACCTGAAGAACTTTTAGACGTGTTTTTACAAGGATTATCCGTTGAGAAAAACGAGATGAACCTTAGGCTGATTACGGGATACCTTACTAATATTTACTGGACTTTTCTTGCGGCTGAAGCACGGAATACGATGCATGAAGGTATAGAGAAAACAATTTGGACTGCAATGGAGCAACAACAACTGCAAAATAATAAGAAGATTTTGTTCAATGCTTATCAAAATGTGTATCTGAGTGTCGATGCCGGAAAACGTATGTATGATATCTGGCTCAAGCAAACGGCACCAAATGGAATTAAGTTATTAGAAGATGATTATAACGCACTAGCTTTAACGCTGGCCCTTAAAACAGATACTACTAACAAGATCTTAAAAGATCAGTTAGCGCGAACCAAAAATGAAGACCGTAAAAACCGGTTGATTTATTTAATGCCCGCATTATCTTTAGATGTGAAGGAAAGAGATCATTTCTTTAATGGCTTAAAAGACCGGAAAAACCGCCTGAAAGAAGCCTGGGTAACTACGGCTTTATCTTATTTGCATCACCCCATCAGGCAAAAAACATCTATCCATTACCTGAAAGAAAGCCTGGATTTATTGGTAGAAATACAGAAAACAGGAGATATATTTTTTCCGCAATCGTGGCTAGCTGCTATATTCTCGGGTTATAACAACAAAGAAGCAAATGCAGTTGTACAGGAATTCTTAAAATCACATCCTGCTTACAATCCAAAACTAAGGGATAAAATTTTGCAGACTACCGATAACCTTCGCCGGGCACAGATCATTATGCATTAA